From a region of the Leucoraja erinacea ecotype New England chromosome 6, Leri_hhj_1, whole genome shotgun sequence genome:
- the LOC129697980 gene encoding LOW QUALITY PROTEIN: SUN domain-containing protein 1-like (The sequence of the model RefSeq protein was modified relative to this genomic sequence to represent the inferred CDS: substituted 1 base at 1 genomic stop codon): MQELKASCAKMDGIPGSVDSQVKELVSLLVFGGKQTSPESFKEWLSSQFASHSELQILLKDLEMKILTNLTRHWIETKQLPDAQVAACAVNNAGISGISEEQVHVIFGNALKLYSEDRTGMVDFALESGGGSILSTLCSETYETATAVMSLFGVPLWYFSQSPCVIIQPDIHPGNCWAFKGFQGYLVIRLSVEIYPFTFTLEHVPKSLSPAGNISSAPKDFSVYGLEDEYQEEGAVFGKYTYDQDGEAIQTFFIGEKSLKKYQIIELRIFSNWGHPGYTCLXRFRVHSDLVNQ; encoded by the coding sequence atGCAAGAGCTAAAAGCATCCTGTGCAAAGATGGATGGAATTCCAGGAAGTGTAGACAGTCAGGTCAAAGAATTGGTCAGTTTGCTGGTTTTTGGGGGCAAGCAAACTTCACCCGAGTCCTTCAAGGAATGGCTGTCTTCTCAATTTGCAAGTCACAGTGAACTTCAGATCCTTTTGAAAGATTTGGAAATGAAAATCCTTACAAATCTTACTCGACACTGGATCGAGACAAAACAACTGCCAGATGCACAGGTAGCTGCTTGTGCAGTGAACAATGCAGGGATCAGTGGCATTTCAGAGGAGCAAGTACATGTAATATTTGGCAATGCTTTAAAACTGTACAGTGAAGATAGGACTGGAATGGTGGATTTTGCTTTGGAATCTGGAGGTGGTAGCATCTTGAGCACACTTTGTTCTGAAACCTATGAGACTGCAACAGCCGTGATGAGTCTTTTTGGAGTTCCACTTTGGTATTTCTCTCAGTCTCCTTGTGTAATAATTCAGCCAGATATTCATCCTGGAAACTGCTGGGCATTCAAAGGATTCCAAGGTTATTTGGTTATTCGGCTTTCTGTGGAGATCTATCCTTTTACTTTCACTCTGGAGCATGTACCAAAGTCTCTTTCACCAGCGGGCAATATTAGCAGCGCACCCAAAGATTTCAGTGTTTACGGTCTAGAGGATGAGTATCAAGAGGAAGGTGCAGTCTTTGGAAAATACACATATGACCAGGATGGAGAAGCAATACAGACTTTCTTCATCGGGGAGAAAAGCTTGAAGAAATACCAAATAATTGAACTCCGAATATTCTCCAACTGGGGACATCCGGGGTATACATGTCTCTAGCGGTTCAGAGTACACAGTGACCTTGTGAATCAGTGA